In Chitinibacter sp. SCUT-21, a single genomic region encodes these proteins:
- the queF gene encoding NADPH-dependent 7-cyano-7-deazaguanine reductase QueF (Catalyzes the NADPH-dependent reduction of 7-cyano-7-deazaguanine (preQ0) to 7-aminomethyl-7-deazaguanine (preQ1) in queuosine biosynthesis) yields the protein MTDTLNAAQASPLGKTVSYITEYDPSLLFPIARQGKRDEIGIGAQLPFMGLDIWNGYEVSWLNLRGKPQIALVTFQIPADSPNIVESKSFKLYLNSFNQTKVESIDKLAEILRADIGAAVGAVVQVKISEPEQFGALKFGELKGYCIDNLDIEVDQYSPQPDILFCDESDGTTTEMLTSNLLKSNCLVTGQPDWASVQIQYVGKPINRESLLRYLISFRNHNEFHEQCVERIFVDIMRACSPMKLAVYARYTRRGGLDINPFRSNFNAEFPSNLRGARQ from the coding sequence GTGACTGATACTCTCAACGCCGCGCAAGCCTCTCCACTAGGTAAAACGGTCAGCTACATTACCGAGTACGATCCAAGCCTATTATTTCCGATTGCCCGCCAGGGCAAGCGCGATGAAATCGGCATTGGTGCACAATTGCCCTTTATGGGCTTAGATATTTGGAATGGTTATGAAGTCTCATGGCTTAATCTTCGTGGCAAGCCGCAGATTGCGCTAGTTACCTTCCAAATCCCTGCCGACAGCCCCAATATTGTCGAATCAAAATCCTTTAAGCTATATCTCAATAGCTTTAATCAAACCAAAGTTGAATCAATCGACAAATTGGCCGAGATTTTACGCGCTGATATTGGCGCTGCCGTGGGTGCTGTGGTGCAAGTTAAGATCAGTGAGCCCGAGCAATTTGGCGCACTGAAGTTTGGTGAACTCAAAGGCTATTGCATCGACAATTTAGATATCGAGGTTGATCAATACTCGCCGCAGCCCGACATTTTGTTCTGCGATGAATCGGATGGCACGACGACCGAAATGCTCACATCCAACCTGTTAAAATCCAATTGTTTAGTTACAGGGCAACCTGATTGGGCTAGCGTGCAGATTCAATACGTTGGCAAACCGATTAACCGCGAAAGCCTGCTGCGCTATTTGATTTCATTTCGCAACCACAATGAATTTCATGAGCAGTGCGTTGAGCGCATTTTTGTCGACATCATGCGCGCGTGCAGCCCAATGAAATTGGCGGTTTACGCGCGCTACACGCGGCGCGGCGGCTTGGATATCAACCCATTCCGTAGCAATTTCAACGCCGAATTCCCAAGCAATTTGCGCGGTGCGCGCCAATAA
- the msrA gene encoding peptide-methionine (S)-S-oxide reductase MsrA, which yields MTEIATLAGGCFWCLEAIYQQIRGVKLVRSGYMGGHVSQPQYRQVCEGNTGHAEVVQIEFDPTIVAYADLLTVFFAIHNPTTLNRQGNDVGPQYRSAIFYHSDEQKLAAELAINVAKQDWPMPIVTQLESAATFWPAEAEHDNYYNLHPSQPYCMAVVGPKVRKFMDHFGDLLAQP from the coding sequence ATGACTGAAATTGCAACTTTGGCTGGCGGCTGCTTCTGGTGTTTAGAAGCTATTTACCAACAGATTCGCGGCGTAAAATTGGTTCGATCAGGTTACATGGGCGGGCATGTCTCGCAACCTCAATACCGACAAGTCTGCGAGGGCAATACTGGGCACGCGGAAGTGGTGCAGATTGAGTTCGACCCGACGATTGTTGCTTATGCTGATTTATTAACCGTCTTTTTCGCCATTCACAACCCCACCACACTCAATCGGCAAGGTAATGATGTTGGGCCGCAATATCGCTCGGCGATTTTTTATCATTCGGATGAACAAAAGTTAGCGGCCGAACTAGCCATCAATGTGGCGAAACAGGATTGGCCAATGCCAATCGTTACTCAGCTCGAATCAGCCGCCACTTTCTGGCCCGCCGAGGCCGAGCATGATAATTATTACAACCTGCATCCATCGCAGCCGTATTGCATGGCGGTGGTTGGGCCTAAAGTACGCAAGTTTATGGATCACTTTGGTGATTTACTGGCTCAGCCTTAA
- the dapC gene encoding succinyldiaminopimelate transaminase produces MSPRLELLHPYPFQKLRQLFSDLSPNPALNHINLSIGEPKHPAPQLVKDALMDNLAGLSSYPATLGSDELRQSISQWIAQRYNIAAPNPATEILPVNGSREALFAFAQAVIDPSADNPVVLSPNPFYQIYEGAALLAGAEPWYVNCLAENRFQPDWDSVPTEVWARTQLVFVCSPGNPTGAVASLADWERLFALSDQYGFVIASDECYSEIYFGEERPLGGLEAAIKLGRDFTRLVMFSSLSKRSNVPGMRSGFVAGDAAIMAKFLLYRTYHGCAMSPMVMAASAAAWQDEAHVVENRAQYTAKFNAVTQKLASVLDVALPDAAFYLWAKIPTRFSSDEEFARQLYAQEHVTVLPGSYLAREAHGVNPGQGYIRVALVAPLEECVAAADRIIRFCNSH; encoded by the coding sequence ATGTCGCCACGCCTAGAGCTCTTACACCCCTACCCGTTTCAAAAGTTGCGCCAACTATTCAGTGATCTAAGCCCCAATCCCGCGCTGAATCACATCAATCTATCAATTGGCGAGCCCAAGCACCCGGCCCCGCAATTGGTTAAAGATGCTCTAATGGACAATTTGGCGGGCCTATCTAGTTACCCTGCCACTTTAGGCTCTGACGAATTGCGCCAAAGCATTAGCCAGTGGATTGCGCAGCGCTACAATATTGCCGCACCAAATCCTGCGACCGAAATCCTACCTGTGAACGGCAGTCGCGAAGCTTTGTTTGCGTTTGCGCAAGCTGTGATTGACCCAAGTGCGGATAATCCGGTCGTTCTCTCGCCAAATCCGTTTTACCAGATTTACGAAGGTGCAGCGTTACTAGCGGGCGCTGAGCCATGGTATGTGAACTGCCTAGCGGAAAATCGTTTTCAGCCCGACTGGGATAGCGTACCCACCGAAGTATGGGCGCGCACGCAGCTAGTGTTTGTGTGCTCACCGGGTAATCCAACCGGCGCGGTGGCGTCGTTAGCCGATTGGGAAAGATTGTTTGCACTATCTGATCAATACGGCTTTGTGATCGCATCGGACGAGTGCTACTCAGAAATTTATTTCGGCGAAGAGCGACCACTCGGTGGCTTAGAAGCTGCGATTAAGTTGGGTCGCGACTTTACGCGCTTGGTGATGTTCTCGTCACTGTCAAAACGCTCCAATGTGCCTGGCATGCGTTCGGGCTTTGTAGCGGGTGACGCAGCGATCATGGCTAAATTTTTGCTCTACCGCACTTACCACGGCTGCGCGATGAGTCCAATGGTGATGGCGGCCAGTGCCGCGGCATGGCAAGATGAGGCGCATGTTGTTGAAAATCGCGCGCAATACACGGCAAAATTTAACGCGGTAACTCAGAAATTGGCTAGCGTTCTAGATGTTGCCTTGCCTGATGCAGCGTTCTATTTGTGGGCCAAAATTCCGACACGATTTTCTTCTGATGAAGAATTTGCTCGCCAATTGTATGCGCAAGAGCACGTCACCGTATTGCCTGGCTCTTATTTGGCGCGTGAGGCGCACGGTGTTAATCCGGGGCAAGGTTACATCCGAGTCGCGCTGGTTGCGCCGCTGGAAGAGTGCGTAGCAGCCGCTGATCGTATTATTCGTTTCTGTAATTCCCATTAA
- the dapD gene encoding 2,3,4,5-tetrahydropyridine-2,6-dicarboxylate N-succinyltransferase produces the protein MSNLQNIIETAFENRADITPSNVSAELRDAINEVINALDKGQLRVAEKTSGQWMTNQWVKKAVLLSFRINDNVVMDGGCTNYFDKVPSKFGDYTEADFRAGGFRVVPNAIARKGSFIGKNVVLMPSYVNIGAFVDEGTMVDTWATVGSCAQIGKNVHLSGGVGIGGVLEPLQAGPTIIEDNCFIGARSEVVEGVIVEEGSVISMGVYIGQSTRIYDRETGEVTYGRIPAGSVVVSGNLPSADGKYSLYCAVIVKKVDAKTRSKVGINELLRGI, from the coding sequence ATGAGTAATTTGCAAAACATCATCGAAACCGCATTTGAAAACCGTGCCGATATCACGCCAAGCAATGTATCTGCGGAATTGCGCGACGCCATCAACGAAGTAATCAACGCACTGGATAAAGGCCAACTGCGCGTAGCAGAAAAAACCAGCGGCCAATGGATGACGAATCAGTGGGTTAAAAAGGCTGTTTTGCTGTCATTCCGCATCAACGATAACGTGGTAATGGACGGCGGCTGCACTAACTACTTCGATAAAGTGCCTAGCAAATTTGGCGACTACACCGAAGCAGATTTTCGCGCTGGCGGTTTCCGTGTGGTGCCTAACGCAATTGCGCGTAAAGGCTCGTTCATCGGCAAAAACGTCGTACTGATGCCTTCTTACGTGAATATCGGTGCTTTCGTTGACGAAGGCACGATGGTTGATACTTGGGCGACTGTAGGCTCATGCGCGCAAATCGGTAAAAACGTTCACCTCTCTGGTGGCGTGGGCATTGGTGGCGTGTTGGAGCCACTGCAAGCAGGCCCAACGATTATTGAAGACAACTGCTTTATCGGCGCACGCTCTGAAGTAGTTGAAGGCGTAATCGTTGAAGAAGGCTCGGTCATTTCAATGGGCGTTTACATCGGCCAATCTACCCGCATTTACGATCGCGAAACCGGCGAAGTAACCTACGGTCGCATTCCAGCAGGTTCTGTTGTGGTGTCAGGTAATCTGCCATCGGCTGACGGCAAGTACAGTCTGTACTGCGCAGTGATCGTGAAAAAAGTGGATGCGAAAACACGCTCTAAAGTCGGTATTAACGAACTGTTGCGCGGCATCTAA
- the rpoS gene encoding RNA polymerase sigma factor RpoS produces the protein MSEPIIEQDLIVDEIEVLEADADTDEESDDIEADAKEDSERYTSESTGDVTQIYLNEIGQCKLLTPDEERALSRLVVQGDFNARQKMIEHNLRLVVNIAKHYINRGMTLLDLIEEGNIGLMHALEKFDPERGFRFSTYATWWIRQSIERAIMNQSRTIRLPVHVIKELNVYLRAQRHLEASLGHDPSLEDIAHLVGKDVEDVRRVMGLNERVASLDAPLDIDPMLTIGESIPDEQHEGPDSTLQNAEVERYVREWMKQLNEKQRMVIERRYGLNGYEICTLEDLAANLNLTRERVRQIQIEALDQLRRILRRYGVTRDVVL, from the coding sequence ATGAGCGAACCAATCATTGAGCAAGACCTCATCGTAGATGAAATTGAAGTTTTGGAAGCGGATGCAGATACTGACGAAGAATCTGATGACATAGAGGCTGATGCAAAAGAAGATTCTGAACGATACACCAGCGAAAGCACGGGCGATGTAACCCAGATCTACCTAAATGAAATTGGCCAGTGCAAGTTATTGACACCCGATGAAGAGCGAGCACTTTCTCGCCTTGTGGTGCAAGGCGATTTCAATGCTCGACAAAAAATGATTGAGCACAACCTGCGTCTGGTTGTGAACATAGCAAAACACTACATCAATCGTGGCATGACCTTGCTGGACTTGATCGAGGAAGGCAATATTGGTTTGATGCATGCACTGGAAAAATTTGACCCCGAGCGTGGTTTTCGTTTTTCCACCTACGCTACCTGGTGGATACGACAAAGCATTGAGCGGGCCATCATGAATCAGTCGCGCACCATACGCCTGCCGGTACACGTAATCAAAGAGCTAAACGTCTATCTGCGTGCACAGCGCCACCTAGAGGCCTCACTCGGCCATGACCCAAGCCTAGAAGACATTGCGCACTTGGTTGGCAAAGATGTCGAAGACGTTCGCCGCGTGATGGGTCTGAATGAACGAGTGGCGTCACTCGATGCACCGCTCGATATCGATCCAATGCTAACGATTGGCGAATCAATTCCAGACGAGCAACATGAAGGGCCGGATTCGACACTGCAAAATGCTGAAGTGGAGCGTTATGTGCGTGAGTGGATGAAGCAACTCAACGAAAAACAACGCATGGTGATCGAGCGTCGCTACGGGCTCAATGGTTACGAGATCTGTACCTTGGAAGATCTGGCCGCAAATTTGAATTTAACGCGTGAACGCGTACGCCAAATCCAAATCGAAGCGCTGGATCAATTACGCCGAATCTTGCGCCGTTATGGCGTCACTCGTGACGTAGTACTTTAA
- a CDS encoding peptidoglycan DD-metalloendopeptidase family protein gives MRAYHYPLLMLAILLSACSSSRTTPAPIIDGHAIASPQPAATPPAASATPIDVYTVKKGDTLYRIATEFKVSPQNLMAWNQLVDSNIKIGQSLRVAAPLGVNGVTITPLKDENGPTASSTTNEIRTITSPKASKQVYSEGFKTVSTAKVASEVAIKQQANASYTTASSVKPVTPIATATTSPNPNKAGAVVASSPTTKNTSAVEFGMPTAGKITRKFSEESKGVDITGKHGQSIVASAQGKVVYAGAGLRGYGKMVILQHSNGYLTAYAHNDKLLVKEGDVVKKGEKIAEMGKTDADHVKLHFEVRKGGKPVDPEKFIATE, from the coding sequence GTGCGTGCTTATCATTACCCTCTTTTGATGTTGGCTATTCTACTCTCGGCCTGCTCAAGTAGTCGCACCACGCCCGCACCAATCATCGATGGTCACGCAATAGCCAGTCCTCAACCAGCGGCGACGCCGCCAGCAGCAAGTGCCACTCCTATTGATGTCTACACTGTTAAAAAAGGTGACACGCTCTATCGCATAGCCACTGAATTTAAGGTTTCGCCGCAAAACCTAATGGCATGGAACCAACTTGTGGACAGCAATATCAAGATTGGACAGTCACTGCGCGTCGCTGCTCCGCTCGGTGTAAATGGCGTAACGATAACACCACTAAAAGATGAGAATGGCCCCACAGCAAGTTCAACTACCAATGAAATAAGAACCATTACATCGCCAAAGGCCAGCAAACAAGTCTATTCTGAAGGGTTTAAAACTGTTTCGACAGCGAAAGTGGCTAGTGAAGTTGCAATTAAGCAACAAGCCAATGCAAGCTATACGACAGCATCTTCAGTCAAACCAGTTACCCCAATCGCCACAGCAACAACATCGCCAAACCCTAATAAAGCGGGGGCTGTAGTGGCATCATCACCAACTACAAAGAATACCAGCGCTGTAGAGTTTGGCATGCCAACCGCTGGAAAAATTACACGTAAATTTAGCGAAGAGAGTAAAGGCGTTGATATTACAGGGAAACATGGGCAATCTATTGTTGCGTCAGCACAAGGAAAGGTAGTCTATGCTGGCGCGGGTTTGCGCGGATACGGCAAGATGGTTATATTGCAGCACAGCAATGGATACCTCACCGCTTATGCACATAATGATAAATTGCTAGTCAAAGAGGGAGATGTCGTTAAAAAAGGTGAAAAAATCGCCGAGATGGGCAAAACCGATGCAGATCATGTGAAGTTACACTTCGAAGTGCGCAAAGGCGGCAAGCCAGTAGATCCGGAGAAATTCATCGCGACAGAATAA
- a CDS encoding protein-L-isoaspartate(D-aspartate) O-methyltransferase, whose protein sequence is MDQIMISLGSGMTSARTRARLVERLRAQGISNEEVLNVMGAIPRHEFIDEALSHKAYDDTSLPIGFGQTISQPYIVARMSELAAGVPERLSALEIGTGCGYQTAVLAKLFKTVHTIERVGGLLRNTRERLGRLGIHNARLRHADGSHGLKELSPFNVILITAAAPIVPESLIDQLADRGRLIFPVGTQEQELRMIERHGEDFLESRLEKVNFVPLLPGLS, encoded by the coding sequence ATGGATCAAATCATGATAAGTCTCGGCTCTGGAATGACCTCCGCAAGAACAAGGGCGCGACTGGTAGAACGATTGCGCGCCCAGGGGATCAGCAATGAAGAGGTGCTAAATGTTATGGGGGCAATCCCACGGCATGAATTCATTGATGAAGCGCTTTCCCATAAAGCCTACGATGACACATCCTTGCCCATCGGCTTTGGGCAGACTATCTCGCAACCGTATATTGTTGCTCGCATGAGCGAGCTGGCAGCAGGGGTTCCTGAACGCCTAAGTGCGCTTGAGATCGGTACCGGGTGTGGTTATCAAACAGCAGTTTTGGCAAAATTATTTAAGACCGTCCATACCATTGAGCGGGTTGGGGGCTTGCTTAGAAATACGCGCGAACGATTGGGCCGTCTTGGTATTCATAATGCTCGATTGCGCCACGCTGATGGTAGCCATGGGCTGAAAGAGCTTTCGCCATTTAACGTAATTTTAATTACCGCTGCAGCGCCTATCGTGCCAGAAAGTTTGATCGATCAACTCGCTGATCGCGGCCGACTCATCTTTCCTGTGGGTACGCAAGAGCAAGAATTAAGAATGATTGAGCGCCATGGTGAAGATTTCCTGGAAAGTAGGCTCGAAAAAGTTAATTTCGTCCCCTTATTGCCAGGCCTAAGCTAA
- the surE gene encoding 5'/3'-nucleotidase SurE: MRFLISNDDGYFAPGIAALAMALGEEGEALVCAPERDRSGASNSLTLDRPLQVRTSPSGFHYVNGTPTDCVHLAATGLMPTPPDMVVSGINHGANMGDDTIYSGTVAAATEGFLLGIPSIAISLASRNPTHFETAARIARELVQRFKREPFRGAVLLNVNVPDLPYEELKGTLITRLGRRHKSASVIRSQNPRGDTIWWVGPIGDIADASEGTDFDAIERGYVSITPLSVDLTAYPQLEFVSEWIKS; this comes from the coding sequence ATGCGCTTTTTGATTAGTAATGACGATGGTTACTTCGCCCCTGGTATTGCTGCTTTGGCAATGGCACTTGGCGAGGAGGGTGAGGCTTTGGTGTGCGCACCAGAGCGTGATCGCAGCGGAGCAAGTAACTCCTTAACGCTTGATCGTCCTTTGCAAGTACGCACCTCGCCATCTGGATTTCACTATGTGAATGGCACTCCGACAGATTGCGTACATTTGGCCGCCACTGGTTTAATGCCAACCCCACCTGATATGGTGGTCTCGGGCATTAATCATGGTGCCAATATGGGTGATGACACAATCTACTCTGGCACCGTAGCAGCCGCTACGGAAGGTTTTTTGCTTGGAATTCCATCGATAGCAATTTCTTTAGCATCCCGTAATCCGACACATTTTGAGACGGCAGCTCGTATCGCTCGCGAACTGGTGCAAAGATTTAAGCGTGAGCCGTTTCGTGGCGCGGTATTGTTGAATGTAAATGTGCCAGATCTACCCTATGAAGAGTTAAAAGGCACTTTAATCACCAGACTGGGACGGCGCCACAAATCAGCATCTGTGATCCGAAGTCAAAACCCTCGTGGCGACACTATTTGGTGGGTAGGTCCAATCGGTGATATTGCGGATGCAAGCGAAGGCACAGATTTTGATGCCATAGAGCGCGGCTACGTTTCTATTACACCACTATCTGTCGATCTGACTGCCTATCCACAGCTTGAATTTGTTTCTGAATGGATCAAATCATGA
- a CDS encoding DMT family transporter: MNNWIEHCKQSGPFWMIMAGLAFAVMGVFVKLGSEPFSTAELVFYRCAAGLIGIACIVLPQGKSLAVSRASLKLHLSRSVSGFIALMLYFYAISHLPLATAVTLNYTSPIFFVLVTTMHQRRWPQLTQICSVILGFIGVVLLLKPTLTGEQWFAGVLGLGSGVLASIAYLNVSELGKAGEPEWRTVFYFSLVSTLGAGLWMLLQQAALHAPSARDWLVVIGMGAAATVAQLSMTRAYRKGRSLVIVSLAYLTVLFSTVFTWLIWGNQISQLSLFGMVLIATAGIWAGATRVQRS; this comes from the coding sequence ATGAATAATTGGATTGAGCACTGCAAACAATCGGGCCCCTTTTGGATGATTATGGCAGGATTGGCTTTTGCCGTGATGGGCGTATTTGTTAAGTTGGGAAGCGAGCCGTTTTCAACGGCTGAATTAGTTTTTTACCGCTGCGCAGCCGGTTTGATCGGCATTGCGTGCATTGTTTTGCCACAAGGTAAGTCTTTGGCAGTTAGTCGCGCCAGCTTAAAACTGCACCTGAGCCGGAGTGTTTCTGGCTTTATAGCACTAATGCTGTATTTTTATGCAATTAGCCATCTACCCTTGGCCACCGCAGTCACACTGAACTATACGTCCCCCATTTTTTTTGTGCTCGTCACCACTATGCATCAGAGGCGATGGCCGCAGCTCACTCAAATTTGCAGCGTGATTTTAGGCTTTATCGGCGTTGTTCTATTGCTTAAGCCAACGTTAACTGGCGAACAATGGTTTGCTGGCGTCTTAGGGTTAGGGTCCGGAGTTCTAGCGAGCATTGCTTATTTAAATGTCAGTGAATTGGGCAAGGCAGGGGAGCCTGAGTGGCGAACGGTGTTTTATTTTTCTCTGGTTTCCACGCTAGGTGCAGGGTTATGGATGCTATTGCAGCAAGCTGCGCTACATGCCCCTAGTGCGCGCGATTGGCTCGTGGTGATTGGCATGGGTGCTGCGGCCACTGTTGCGCAACTGAGCATGACCCGCGCCTATCGCAAGGGTCGATCATTGGTGATTGTTAGCTTGGCTTACTTAACTGTTTTGTTTTCAACGGTATTTACCTGGCTAATTTGGGGCAATCAAATATCGCAATTGTCACTATTTGGGATGGTACTCATCGCTACGGCCGGGATCTGGGCGGGTGCTACGCGCGTACAACGTAGTTAA
- a CDS encoding aromatic ring-hydroxylating dioxygenase subunit alpha, whose product MSNLATATEAFEQILTLDLTTPLPVAAYFDEKLYQLELEQLFAKGPRYIGHELMVPNQGDYHVLEAENGARYLKRTDQGVKVFSNICRHRQASMLTGRGNAAHTVCPLHRWTYDQHGQLMGAPHFPANPCLHLPETELTQWNGLLFENNGRDIEGDLKNLGVRKDLDFSKYVLHSVKVDEYQGNWKTFIEVYLEDYHVVPFHPGLGKFVECNDLNWEFGDWYSVQTVGVHNALARPGSKTYEAWSEQVKRYDQGKLPKYGAIWLTYYPNITVEWYPHTLVISTIIPTGPRSYKNVVEFYYPEDIAYFEPDFVAAEQAAYDETAVEDVEIINRMEQGRAALYKAGRNEVGPYQSPMEDGMRHFHQFLRRELGSAIESLES is encoded by the coding sequence ATGTCCAATCTGGCTACAGCAACAGAAGCATTTGAACAAATTCTGACGCTGGATTTAACAACACCACTACCTGTCGCCGCCTATTTTGATGAAAAACTGTATCAGCTAGAGCTTGAGCAGTTATTCGCCAAAGGCCCACGCTATATCGGCCATGAACTGATGGTGCCCAATCAGGGCGACTATCATGTGCTCGAAGCGGAAAATGGCGCGCGCTACCTAAAACGCACCGATCAGGGCGTTAAAGTTTTCTCGAATATTTGTCGTCATCGCCAAGCCAGTATGCTTACTGGGCGCGGCAACGCTGCGCATACTGTGTGCCCATTGCATCGCTGGACTTACGATCAACACGGCCAACTCATGGGGGCGCCGCATTTTCCAGCCAACCCCTGTCTGCATTTACCAGAAACAGAGCTAACTCAATGGAATGGTCTGCTGTTTGAGAATAACGGCCGTGATATTGAGGGCGATCTGAAAAATCTAGGTGTACGAAAAGACCTCGATTTTTCTAAATATGTACTGCACAGCGTTAAAGTCGATGAGTACCAAGGTAATTGGAAAACGTTTATCGAGGTTTACCTCGAAGACTACCATGTGGTGCCATTCCACCCTGGCTTGGGTAAATTCGTTGAATGCAACGATCTGAATTGGGAATTTGGCGATTGGTATTCGGTGCAGACCGTCGGTGTGCATAATGCTTTGGCGCGTCCTGGCTCAAAAACTTATGAAGCATGGTCGGAGCAAGTAAAGCGCTACGATCAGGGCAAGCTACCTAAGTACGGCGCGATTTGGTTGACTTACTATCCGAATATCACCGTTGAGTGGTATCCACATACCTTGGTCATTTCTACGATTATCCCAACAGGGCCGCGTAGTTATAAAAATGTCGTCGAGTTTTACTATCCAGAGGACATTGCATACTTTGAGCCGGATTTTGTTGCCGCTGAGCAAGCAGCGTATGACGAAACAGCGGTAGAGGATGTTGAAATTATAAATCGCATGGAACAAGGGCGTGCTGCGCTGTATAAAGCAGGGCGTAACGAGGTTGGGCCGTATCAAAGCCCGATGGAAGACGGCATGCGGCACTTTCACCAGTTCTTGCGTAGAGAATTAGGGTCTGCGATTGAATCACTAGAATCGTAA
- a CDS encoding fumarate hydratase translates to MTKIRQDDLIASIADSLQYISYYHPKDYIQALGKAYELEESPAAKDAIAQILTNSRMCAEGHRPICQDTGIVTVFVRVGMDVQWEGATMSVTDMINEGVRRAYLHPDNKLRASILMDPAGGRKNTKDNTPAVIHYEIVPGCTVDIDIAAKGGGSENKTKFVMLNPSDSIVDWVLKTVPLMGAGWCPPGMLGIGIGGTAEKAMVMAKEALMEEIDIHDLIARGPQNRVEELRIELYEKVNALGIGAQGLGGLATVLDVKIKDYPTHAASLPVAMIPNCAATRHVHFTLDGSGPAQLEVPKLEDWPEVTWTPSAAATRVDLNNVTREDVASWKPGQTLLLNGKMLTGRDAAHKRMVEMLNKGEKLPVDFNGRFIYYVGPVDPVREEVVGPAGPTTATRMDKFTEQVLEQTGLLGMIGKAERGPAACESIKKHQSVYLMAVGGAAYLVSKAIKGSRVVGFEDLGMEAIYEFDVVDMPVTVAVDSTGTSVHAIAPKEWQAKIGKIPVASV, encoded by the coding sequence ATGACTAAGATTCGCCAAGACGATCTAATCGCCAGCATTGCAGACAGCCTGCAATACATTAGCTACTACCATCCAAAAGATTATATCCAAGCCTTGGGTAAAGCGTATGAGCTTGAAGAAAGCCCTGCGGCCAAAGACGCGATTGCGCAAATTTTGACCAATAGCCGCATGTGCGCCGAAGGTCATCGCCCGATTTGCCAAGATACCGGCATCGTGACGGTCTTTGTTCGCGTGGGCATGGATGTGCAGTGGGAAGGTGCGACGATGTCGGTCACCGACATGATCAACGAAGGCGTACGTCGTGCTTATCTGCACCCAGACAATAAACTGCGCGCATCGATCCTGATGGACCCTGCGGGCGGTCGTAAAAACACCAAAGACAATACGCCAGCGGTGATTCATTACGAAATCGTACCGGGCTGTACGGTTGATATCGATATCGCAGCCAAAGGCGGCGGCTCGGAAAACAAAACCAAATTCGTGATGCTTAACCCATCCGATTCGATTGTTGATTGGGTGCTAAAAACTGTACCGCTGATGGGCGCGGGCTGGTGCCCTCCAGGTATGCTCGGCATCGGTATCGGTGGCACCGCTGAAAAAGCGATGGTGATGGCCAAAGAAGCCTTGATGGAAGAAATCGACATTCACGATCTGATCGCGCGTGGCCCGCAAAATCGCGTTGAAGAACTGCGCATCGAGCTGTACGAAAAAGTAAATGCACTTGGTATCGGCGCACAAGGCTTGGGTGGCTTGGCAACGGTATTGGATGTAAAGATCAAAGACTACCCAACGCACGCCGCGAGCTTGCCAGTCGCGATGATTCCAAACTGTGCGGCAACGCGCCACGTGCATTTCACACTCGATGGTTCTGGCCCTGCACAATTGGAAGTGCCAAAACTCGAAGACTGGCCAGAAGTAACTTGGACACCTTCAGCAGCGGCAACGCGCGTTGATTTGAACAATGTAACGCGTGAAGATGTAGCGAGTTGGAAACCAGGTCAGACATTATTACTCAACGGCAAAATGCTGACCGGCCGCGATGCGGCGCATAAACGCATGGTGGAAATGCTCAATAAAGGCGAAAAACTGCCAGTTGATTTCAATGGCCGCTTTATCTACTACGTGGGTCCAGTTGATCCAGTACGTGAAGAAGTGGTTGGCCCAGCAGGCCCAACCACCGCAACGCGGATGGATAAATTTACCGAGCAAGTACTTGAGCAAACCGGTTTGCTCGGTATGATCGGTAAAGCAGAGCGTGGCCCGGCTGCGTGTGAGTCGATCAAAAAACATCAATCGGTGTATTTGATGGCCGTTGGTGGTGCGGCGTATCTGGTATCCAAAGCGATCAAAGGTAGCCGTGTGGTGGGCTTTGAAGACTTGGGCATGGAAGCGATTTACGAGTTTGATGTGGTTGATATGCCGGTGACCGTTGCGGTGGATTCGACCGGCACCTCAGTTCACGCAATCGCACCCAAAGAGTGGCAAGCTAAAATCGGTAAAATTCCGGTGGCCAGCGTTTAA